From one Flavobacterium kingsejongi genomic stretch:
- a CDS encoding antibiotic biosynthesis monooxygenase family protein yields the protein MTLITNDQKICTLINVFTVEPEHQLALLEQLKEITENVMSTYPGYISANLHLSDDGKTVTNYAQWASFQDYQNVLQDTKALERMKHAAALAIDFKPAVYSKIWTHKK from the coding sequence ATGACTCTCATTACTAATGACCAAAAAATCTGCACGCTTATCAATGTTTTTACCGTGGAACCGGAGCACCAATTGGCGCTGCTGGAACAGTTAAAAGAGATCACTGAAAATGTTATGAGTACGTATCCCGGATACATTTCGGCAAACCTGCATCTGAGCGATGACGGAAAAACAGTGACCAATTATGCGCAATGGGCATCTTTTCAGGATTATCAGAATGTGCTTCAGGATACAAAGGCCTTAGAACGCATGAAACATGCTGCAGCATTAGCCATCGATTTTAAACCGGCTGTCTATAGTAAAATATGGACGCATAAGAAATAG
- a CDS encoding MarR family winged helix-turn-helix transcriptional regulator, producing the protein MPEKIEFHFKSPEDSPGYLLGQLTMLWQRKLKRALDPLDLTHTQFVLLAALTWLSRSSDAVTQVDIANQGNSDRMMVSKVLRTLEDKKFVTRHEHPTDTRAKIIRLTPGGEKVLQEAIITVENVDLEFFAPLTTDLSTFNLKMAGLIAKNKDQ; encoded by the coding sequence ATGCCTGAAAAAATTGAATTCCATTTTAAAAGCCCTGAAGATAGCCCGGGCTATTTACTGGGGCAGCTAACCATGCTTTGGCAGCGAAAACTAAAACGTGCTTTAGATCCTTTGGATCTTACCCATACCCAATTTGTACTGTTGGCTGCATTGACCTGGCTATCTCGAAGCAGTGATGCTGTTACCCAGGTTGATATTGCCAATCAGGGTAACTCCGACAGAATGATGGTCTCAAAGGTATTAAGGACACTGGAAGATAAAAAATTTGTCACACGCCATGAGCACCCTACTGATACAAGGGCAAAAATTATAAGGCTGACGCCAGGAGGTGAAAAAGTGCTTCAGGAAGCCATCATTACTGTCGAAAATGTCGATCTGGAATTCTTTGCTCCGCTTACGACAGACCTTTCAACGTTCAACCTAAAAATGGCAGGACTAATCGCTAAAAATAAGGACCAGTAA
- a CDS encoding EVE domain-containing protein — protein MNNRDTKYWIIVASKDHVKSGITAGIAQTCHGKAGPLKRMQKGDFIIYYSGKQTLGKPDVCHEFTAIGKVADEAIFQFQMSEDFCPSRRNITFFTGVDVSILPLIHQLDFIPNKKSWGYPFRFGILEINKHDFSLIYSQMLQKEYA, from the coding sequence ATGAACAACCGAGATACAAAATACTGGATCATTGTGGCCTCTAAAGATCACGTAAAATCAGGGATTACAGCCGGTATCGCCCAAACCTGCCACGGTAAGGCCGGCCCCCTTAAAAGGATGCAAAAAGGTGATTTCATAATCTATTACTCCGGAAAACAAACATTAGGAAAACCAGATGTATGCCATGAGTTTACAGCCATAGGAAAAGTAGCCGATGAGGCTATATTTCAATTCCAGATGTCGGAAGATTTTTGTCCTTCAAGGCGCAACATCACTTTTTTTACGGGTGTGGATGTTTCTATTTTACCCCTTATACACCAACTGGATTTTATCCCGAACAAAAAAAGCTGGGGTTATCCGTTCCGGTTCGGCATCTTAGAAATTAATAAACACGACTTTAGCCTTATCTATTCACAAATGCTACAAAAAGAATATGCCTGA
- a CDS encoding VOC family protein yields MRKLEFASLQVRDLEVSKDFYTHKLGFELSGLSNSEACIFTHEKGEAIFAIRKPIGNLDGKELGVGVSLWFAIDENIEELHSRLIEKQVIILGTINNTPFGRTLMAKDPDGYTITFLQANA; encoded by the coding sequence ATGAGAAAGTTAGAATTTGCTTCATTACAAGTTAGGGATCTCGAAGTTTCAAAAGATTTTTATACCCATAAATTAGGATTTGAATTATCAGGCTTATCCAATTCTGAAGCCTGTATTTTTACTCATGAAAAAGGCGAAGCGATCTTTGCCATACGAAAACCCATAGGAAATCTGGACGGCAAAGAGTTGGGTGTAGGGGTATCGCTTTGGTTTGCGATTGATGAAAATATCGAAGAGCTGCATAGCCGCCTAATAGAAAAACAGGTGATCATCCTTGGTACTATAAATAATACGCCTTTTGGACGCACACTTATGGCCAAAGATCCTGACGGCTATACCATAACATTCCTACAGGCTAACGCATAA